In Campylobacter suis, the following proteins share a genomic window:
- a CDS encoding Crp/Fnr family transcriptional regulator: MKKSRLGLLETNIASVLSYDEISKFSHERLSKGNTIYAGFLKIVIFISGSAKLCFFEDGEEFIIYHLKKDNITIVDESCVLEILEDSEVYTMDADQMDWLFENERFCKFYTETLTNITLVQRQIIRSILFESAKGRIANFLIELSNEQNLVQNGYHFIFLPFSVKVLSSFVGLKRQSASTAFNELIKDGVIKRISPHEFLIIDFEKLQSYTN; encoded by the coding sequence ATGAAAAAATCTCGTTTAGGACTACTTGAAACAAACATCGCATCGGTGCTAAGCTACGATGAGATCTCTAAATTTAGCCATGAGCGCTTGAGTAAGGGGAACACCATATATGCAGGCTTTTTAAAGATAGTTATATTTATAAGCGGCTCAGCAAAGCTCTGTTTTTTTGAAGATGGGGAGGAGTTTATCATCTATCATCTAAAAAAGGACAATATCACGATAGTTGATGAGAGTTGCGTGCTTGAGATCTTAGAAGATAGCGAGGTTTATACTATGGACGCTGATCAAATGGACTGGCTTTTTGAGAACGAGAGGTTTTGTAAATTTTATACAGAAACTCTTACAAATATCACTCTAGTTCAGCGTCAAATCATCAGATCCATCCTCTTTGAAAGCGCAAAGGGTCGTATAGCAAATTTCTTGATAGAGCTTTCAAATGAACAAAATTTAGTCCAAAATGGCTATCATTTTATATTCTTGCCATTTTCTGTAAAAGTGCTTTCAAGCTTCGTTGGGCTAAAGCGTCAAAGTGCCTCTACTGCGTTTAATGAGCTTATAAAAGATGGAGTGATAAAGCGCATATCGCCACATGAGTTTTTGATAATTGATTTTGAAAAACTTCAAAGCTATACAAATTAA